From one Desmospora activa DSM 45169 genomic stretch:
- a CDS encoding acyltransferase produces MRKTERHAVSGSNSLWQLYRIVPFATVFKNTVVNELVRYVPVFPWKNWIYRHLLNMQVGDRTALAFKVTVDLLHPERIRIGSDTIIGYHSTILTHEYLVDEYRLGDVVIGDRVMIGANTTILPGVTIGDGAVIGAGSLVNKDIPTGMLAAGNPIRLIGKREETPPPPDNPIQPEQE; encoded by the coding sequence ATGAGAAAGACCGAGCGCCATGCGGTGAGTGGTAGTAACTCCCTGTGGCAGTTATACCGGATTGTTCCCTTTGCAACAGTGTTTAAAAATACCGTGGTCAATGAATTGGTACGATATGTGCCCGTTTTTCCCTGGAAAAACTGGATCTATCGACATTTGCTCAACATGCAGGTGGGTGACCGCACTGCGCTCGCCTTTAAAGTGACCGTCGACTTATTGCACCCGGAGCGGATTCGCATCGGCTCCGATACCATCATCGGTTATCACAGCACCATCCTCACCCATGAATATTTGGTGGATGAATACCGCCTCGGCGATGTGGTGATCGGCGATCGTGTTATGATCGGTGCCAATACCACTATTTTGCCGGGAGTAACCATCGGCGACGGCGCCGTCATCGGTGCGGGCTCCCTCGTGAACAAAGATATCCCTACCGGTATGTTGGCGGCGGGAAATCCCATCCGCTTGATTGGAAAACGGGAAGAGACCCCACCTCCACCGGATAACCCGATCCAACCGGAACAAGAATGA
- the hisD gene encoding histidinol dehydrogenase, whose amino-acid sequence MSIVKADELDIRRREETGSPEEERMVREVIRHVQHKGDTALAAYTRRFDKVEVTETLVSAVEMEDAYQQVEPAFINALQTAAAKIRAYHERQKRTSWMETETDGTVLGQLVLPLERVGVYVPGGRAAYPSTVLMTVIPAQVAGVEEVVITTPPQADGKIDATTLVAAREAGVERIFKVGGAQAIAALAFGTETIPRVDKICGPGNRYVTLAKRLVYGQVDIDMIAGPSEIVVIADDSADAAWVAADLLSQAEHDPMASAVLLTPSQTLAAAVTRELISQCERLPRREIAAQSLREHGAIAITVDVAEAVATANRLAPEHLQLMVEDPWSWVGQVRHAGALFLGHWSPEALGDYVAGPSHVLPTNGTARFSSPLGVDDFTKKTSLIAASRDMIQRDGQTVVTLAEAEGLSAHAASIRVRLEKEDTHG is encoded by the coding sequence ATTTCGATCGTAAAAGCGGATGAACTGGATATCCGACGGCGGGAGGAAACCGGCTCGCCCGAGGAAGAGCGCATGGTGCGAGAGGTGATTCGCCATGTTCAACATAAAGGGGATACCGCGTTGGCAGCATATACCCGTCGCTTTGACAAAGTGGAAGTGACGGAAACGCTGGTCTCCGCTGTGGAAATGGAGGACGCGTATCAACAGGTGGAACCGGCTTTTATCAATGCGTTGCAAACCGCTGCCGCCAAGATTCGCGCTTATCATGAACGGCAAAAGCGAACATCTTGGATGGAAACGGAAACGGACGGGACTGTTTTGGGGCAACTGGTTCTCCCATTGGAACGGGTAGGGGTTTATGTGCCGGGGGGACGGGCCGCTTATCCCTCCACCGTGTTGATGACAGTGATTCCGGCGCAAGTGGCGGGAGTGGAAGAAGTGGTGATCACTACCCCGCCGCAAGCCGACGGCAAGATTGACGCTACCACCTTGGTGGCGGCACGAGAAGCAGGAGTGGAGCGCATTTTTAAGGTGGGCGGTGCCCAGGCGATTGCTGCTTTGGCATTTGGGACGGAAACGATCCCACGGGTGGATAAGATCTGCGGTCCCGGTAATCGCTATGTCACCTTGGCCAAACGCTTGGTTTACGGCCAAGTGGATATCGATATGATCGCGGGCCCTAGTGAGATTGTGGTAATCGCTGACGATAGCGCTGACGCGGCGTGGGTGGCGGCGGATCTGTTGTCCCAGGCTGAGCACGATCCCATGGCCTCCGCCGTTTTACTCACACCGTCACAAACCTTGGCCGCTGCCGTTACCCGCGAGCTGATCAGCCAATGTGAGCGGCTGCCGCGGAGGGAGATTGCGGCCCAATCACTACGTGAGCACGGGGCGATCGCGATTACCGTTGATGTAGCGGAAGCGGTGGCAACGGCAAATCGCTTAGCGCCGGAACACTTGCAGCTGATGGTGGAAGATCCTTGGAGTTGGGTGGGCCAAGTGAGACACGCCGGGGCCTTGTTTTTAGGTCACTGGAGTCCGGAAGCGTTGGGCGATTATGTGGCCGGTCCCAGCCATGTGCTGCCCACCAATGGAACGGCACGCTTTTCCTCTCCTTTGGGAGTGGATGATTTTACGAAAAAGACCAGCTTAATCGCCGCTAGTCGCGATATGATCCAACGGGATGGACAGACGGTGGTGACCCTGGCTGAGGCGGAAGGATTGAGCGCCCATGCCGCCTCAATCCGAGTACGGTTGGAGAAGGAGGACACCCATGGCTGA
- a CDS encoding non-canonical purine NTP pyrophosphatase, whose product MKLPFATTNEGKLREARHVLTPLGIDVVSLPLQLFEPDVGTIEDVTREKLKQVKERGIQRVMVDDAGIFFAAYSHFPGILTKRVFERIGYKGIFKLLQGERRDAWFEGAIAILWDGEVNTFSAHTYGRLLEEYPPGVTPEPGFPFNPLFVPVGENRTFAEMSPSEREQYSYRAKVLKEAAHWLQERNGSKVAD is encoded by the coding sequence TTGAAATTGCCTTTTGCGACAACAAATGAGGGAAAGCTGCGGGAAGCCAGGCATGTGTTGACTCCGTTAGGGATTGACGTTGTCAGCCTTCCCCTTCAATTATTTGAACCGGACGTCGGAACGATTGAAGATGTCACCCGTGAAAAGTTGAAACAGGTAAAAGAGAGGGGAATCCAACGGGTGATGGTGGATGATGCCGGGATCTTCTTTGCGGCTTACTCTCATTTTCCAGGGATTTTGACGAAACGGGTTTTTGAACGCATCGGCTATAAAGGGATTTTTAAACTGTTACAAGGGGAGCGCCGCGATGCGTGGTTTGAAGGAGCGATTGCAATTTTATGGGATGGAGAGGTGAATACCTTTTCCGCACACACCTATGGTCGTTTATTGGAAGAATACCCTCCCGGTGTGACGCCGGAACCCGGTTTTCCCTTTAATCCTTTGTTCGTTCCCGTGGGGGAGAATCGCACCTTTGCGGAAATGTCCCCTTCAGAACGGGAACAATATTCATACCGTGCAAAGGTGCTAAAAGAAGCGGCACACTGGCTACAGGAGCGAAACGGGAGTAAAGTGGCGGATTGA
- the hisZ gene encoding ATP phosphoribosyltransferase regulatory subunit, with protein sequence MGKPREFEKPVGVRDFLPEVARKKQWVERQVEERFTAWGYREVITPTLEYFDTVGGASAIDEDKLFKLLDGQGKTLVLRPDQTAPIARVVASLMREEPLPLRLFYHANVFRAQEREAGRSAEFFQSGVELVGDHSPEADAEVLALAVESLQACRVGSIQLAIGHIGLLDALLMEQLQDRKTADQLRECLSRRNLVEFRHRVNALDLPERGREWLLSILEQRGGVTILQRWKGTDCSRVQKAIAHLEGIWEALCDWELDHYMGIDLSLVGSLDYYSGIYFEGYGAASYYLLSGGRYDRLLERFDRPAPARGFALKTDRLIMAGTGEGSVKEAITLVYDPASRRRAYREATRLRSEGKAVTLRIDENNPGIAVIRGEEGENG encoded by the coding sequence TTGGGAAAGCCGCGCGAATTTGAAAAACCGGTGGGTGTACGGGATTTTTTGCCGGAAGTGGCCCGCAAAAAGCAGTGGGTTGAACGACAGGTGGAAGAGCGGTTTACCGCGTGGGGTTATCGGGAAGTGATTACCCCCACCTTGGAGTATTTTGACACCGTCGGCGGCGCCAGTGCCATCGATGAGGATAAGCTGTTTAAGCTGTTGGACGGACAGGGAAAGACACTGGTTCTGCGCCCGGATCAAACCGCCCCCATCGCCCGAGTAGTGGCGTCGTTGATGCGGGAAGAGCCGCTGCCGCTGCGGCTGTTTTATCATGCCAACGTTTTTCGAGCGCAGGAACGGGAAGCGGGACGGAGTGCGGAGTTTTTCCAATCCGGTGTGGAGCTGGTGGGTGATCATTCGCCGGAAGCGGATGCGGAAGTGTTGGCTTTGGCGGTAGAGTCGCTGCAAGCTTGCCGTGTGGGTTCTATCCAGTTGGCGATCGGTCATATAGGATTATTGGATGCCTTGTTGATGGAGCAGCTTCAGGATCGAAAAACAGCGGATCAGCTGCGGGAATGTTTGAGTCGGCGCAACTTGGTGGAGTTTCGCCATCGTGTCAACGCCCTGGATTTGCCCGAGCGTGGAAGGGAATGGTTGTTGTCGATCCTGGAGCAGCGTGGGGGTGTGACAATCCTTCAGCGGTGGAAAGGGACGGACTGCTCCCGTGTACAGAAGGCGATCGCCCATTTGGAGGGGATTTGGGAGGCGTTATGCGATTGGGAGCTGGATCACTATATGGGGATCGATCTCAGCCTGGTGGGAAGCTTGGATTACTACTCCGGCATCTATTTTGAAGGATATGGAGCCGCCAGCTATTATCTATTGAGCGGTGGCCGTTATGATCGGTTGTTGGAGCGTTTTGACCGCCCGGCACCGGCCCGTGGATTCGCTTTAAAGACCGATCGGTTGATTATGGCGGGGACGGGGGAAGGGTCGGTAAAAGAAGCGATAACCCTGGTATATGATCCTGCTTCCCGTCGACGTGCCTATCGGGAAGCGACCCGTTTGCGGAGTGAAGGAAAAGCGGTCACCTTACGGATCGACGAAAATAATCCTGGTATAGCGGTGATACGGGGGGAGGAGGGGGAAAATGGCTGA
- the hisG gene encoding ATP phosphoribosyltransferase: protein MAEREPLVVAMPKGRIFDEALLLLKQAGLSVGTDLSADSRKLTVEVPEEALSFLMVKPMDVPTYVEHGVADLGVVGKDVLLEEERDVYELLDLGISPCRISVAGSRDWKQVFNPKVATKYPRIADRYFREKGQQVDVIHLNGSVELAPLIGLTDRIVDIVSTGRTLKENGLVELEEITHVTSRLIANRASYRLKSSAVNEIVERLAQVVKGKEGSS, encoded by the coding sequence ATGGCTGAACGGGAGCCACTGGTGGTGGCCATGCCTAAGGGACGCATTTTTGATGAGGCGCTTTTATTGTTAAAACAGGCGGGTTTGTCGGTAGGTACAGATCTATCCGCAGACTCCCGTAAATTGACGGTGGAAGTGCCGGAGGAAGCGCTCTCCTTTCTGATGGTTAAACCGATGGATGTTCCCACCTATGTGGAACACGGTGTGGCCGATTTGGGAGTGGTGGGCAAGGATGTGTTGCTGGAAGAGGAACGGGATGTTTATGAATTGCTGGATCTCGGCATCAGTCCCTGCCGCATCTCGGTAGCCGGTTCCCGTGATTGGAAGCAGGTATTTAACCCCAAAGTGGCCACCAAATACCCCCGGATCGCTGATCGTTATTTCCGTGAAAAAGGGCAACAGGTGGACGTCATCCACTTAAACGGTTCGGTGGAGTTAGCCCCGCTGATCGGGTTAACCGATCGCATCGTCGATATTGTCTCAACCGGGCGAACCCTAAAGGAGAACGGGCTGGTGGAGCTGGAGGAGATCACGCATGTCACCTCCCGCCTGATCGCCAATCGAGCCAGTTATCGCTTAAAAAGCAGTGCCGTCAATGAGATCGTTGAACGGTTGGCCCAAGTGGTGAAGGGGAAGGAGGGCTCATCATGA
- the hisH gene encoding imidazole glycerol phosphate synthase subunit HisH has product MIGVIDYGMGNLYSVSRALERMGHSARIIADPEEVRQVDGLILPGVGAFGDAMLELKKRGLVEAIREASAEKPLLGICLGMQLLFTSSDEHGYHQGLNLFSGHVKRLEGDINIPHMGWNQLQFNGPHPLLKGVEEGYAYFVHSHRVLPDNREDVLAVTDYHQNVTAIVGRHQLFGMQFHPEKSGKVGIRLLDNFAQLCREGVGCA; this is encoded by the coding sequence ATGATCGGTGTGATCGATTACGGAATGGGCAATTTATACAGCGTCAGTCGTGCGTTGGAACGTATGGGTCACTCTGCTCGCATCATCGCTGACCCGGAAGAGGTGCGGCAAGTAGACGGCTTAATTCTTCCGGGGGTGGGTGCGTTTGGCGATGCGATGCTGGAGTTAAAAAAAAGGGGCCTAGTGGAAGCGATCAGGGAAGCGAGCGCAGAAAAACCGTTATTGGGGATATGCCTGGGGATGCAGCTCTTATTTACTTCCAGTGATGAACACGGTTATCATCAGGGGCTCAATCTGTTTTCCGGCCATGTCAAACGGTTGGAAGGGGATATCAACATCCCCCATATGGGCTGGAACCAACTTCAATTTAACGGGCCACACCCGCTGTTAAAAGGAGTGGAGGAGGGGTACGCCTATTTCGTTCACTCCCACCGCGTTCTTCCTGACAATCGTGAGGATGTGTTGGCTGTTACCGATTATCATCAAAATGTGACGGCGATCGTGGGCAGGCATCAATTGTTTGGAATGCAGTTTCATCCGGAAAAGAGCGGCAAGGTGGGAATACGGCTATTGGATAACTTTGCACAGTTGTGCCGGGAAGGAGTGGGTTGCGCATGA
- a CDS encoding quinone-dependent dihydroorotate dehydrogenase, which translates to MYSLLKPWLFRMDPEAAHEWAIRGLKMVQSIPGGVWGVKWKYHMENPRLGVSCSRLRFPTPVGLAAGFDKHASVYPALAALGFGFVEVGTLTPRPQPGNPRPRLFRLPQEEAVINRMGFNNDGVEAALQSFSQLKRPNIPIGINLGKNKDTPVEEAPADYRKGLRTLYRYGDYFVINISSPNTKGLRDLQQSDSLDHLLAEIMEERRQLQQETGEIRPLMVKLAPDLEDEAIESAVSIAQKRDIDGLIVSNTTLSRDGIKHALRRESGGLSGRPLAKRATEMIRHVHRISNGSIPIIGVGGIFDGNDAYEKIRAGATLVQVYTGMIYRGPGIARHINEELLQLLERDGFSSIAEAVGVDV; encoded by the coding sequence GTGTATTCTTTGTTAAAACCATGGCTGTTTCGGATGGATCCGGAAGCGGCCCATGAGTGGGCCATCCGCGGCTTAAAAATGGTGCAATCCATCCCTGGGGGAGTTTGGGGAGTCAAGTGGAAATACCACATGGAAAACCCGCGGCTGGGCGTCAGCTGCTCCCGGCTTCGCTTTCCCACTCCGGTCGGGTTGGCCGCCGGCTTTGATAAGCATGCTTCGGTTTACCCGGCTTTGGCTGCCTTGGGATTTGGCTTTGTCGAAGTGGGAACGCTCACACCCCGCCCGCAGCCGGGCAATCCTCGCCCCCGCCTGTTTCGGTTACCGCAGGAGGAAGCAGTGATCAATCGAATGGGCTTCAACAACGACGGCGTAGAAGCAGCACTTCAATCCTTCTCCCAGCTGAAGCGCCCCAACATCCCGATCGGCATCAACCTGGGAAAAAACAAAGACACACCGGTGGAAGAAGCGCCTGCCGATTATCGTAAAGGTCTGCGTACCCTTTATCGGTATGGGGATTACTTTGTCATCAATATCAGTTCCCCCAATACCAAAGGTCTGCGCGATCTGCAACAATCCGATTCCCTTGACCATCTATTGGCAGAAATAATGGAAGAACGACGCCAACTGCAACAAGAGACGGGAGAAATACGGCCACTGATGGTGAAATTGGCACCGGACCTAGAGGACGAAGCCATCGAAAGCGCAGTCTCCATCGCGCAAAAGCGAGATATCGACGGACTGATCGTCTCCAATACCACCTTAAGCCGGGACGGAATCAAACATGCGCTTCGCCGGGAGAGCGGTGGTTTAAGCGGCCGCCCACTGGCAAAGCGCGCAACGGAAATGATTCGTCACGTACACCGAATCAGCAATGGTTCCATCCCGATCATCGGCGTCGGCGGCATCTTTGACGGAAACGACGCTTATGAGAAAATTCGTGCTGGGGCTACCCTAGTACAAGTCTACACCGGTATGATTTATCGCGGTCCTGGCATTGCCCGCCACATTAATGAAGAGCTGTTGCAATTATTGGAGAGAGACGGTTTCTCCTCGATCGCGGAAGCGGTTGGTGTCGATGTGTAA
- the hisA gene encoding 1-(5-phosphoribosyl)-5-[(5-phosphoribosylamino)methylideneamino]imidazole-4-carboxamide isomerase → MTFTLYPAIDLRGGNCVRLFQGDYARETVYDTDPVAVVRRFVDQGAEWLHVVDLDAARTGVAANLEVIKKMAAAAPCPLQVGGGVRDMERLRQLLDAGVQRVVIGSAAVDNPAFVKEALASFGDRIAVGLDARDGMVATHGWLDTSNVPVERLANEMAALGAETFIFTDIARDGTLSGPNVDAIRFLAQACGRQVIASGGVRSSADLTELARYAKDGVAGAIVGKALYTGAIRLKEALQAVEKEAGV, encoded by the coding sequence ATGACTTTCACTCTTTACCCGGCGATTGATCTGCGTGGAGGCAACTGTGTACGACTGTTTCAAGGGGACTATGCCCGCGAAACGGTATATGACACCGATCCCGTCGCCGTTGTGCGCCGCTTTGTCGATCAAGGCGCGGAGTGGTTGCATGTGGTTGATCTCGATGCTGCCCGAACCGGTGTAGCAGCTAATCTGGAAGTGATCAAAAAAATGGCGGCTGCCGCCCCGTGTCCATTGCAAGTGGGTGGCGGCGTTCGTGATATGGAGCGTTTGAGGCAATTGTTAGATGCCGGTGTCCAACGGGTAGTAATCGGCTCCGCCGCTGTGGACAACCCTGCGTTTGTAAAAGAGGCGCTCGCTTCTTTCGGCGATCGCATCGCGGTCGGGTTGGATGCCCGGGACGGCATGGTGGCTACCCATGGTTGGCTGGATACCTCCAATGTCCCGGTGGAACGGCTGGCCAACGAAATGGCGGCACTGGGGGCGGAAACCTTCATTTTTACCGATATTGCCCGAGACGGTACCCTGAGCGGTCCCAATGTGGATGCCATCCGTTTTCTCGCCCAGGCGTGTGGCCGCCAAGTGATCGCCTCCGGTGGTGTCCGCTCCAGTGCCGATTTGACGGAGTTGGCCCGATATGCGAAAGACGGAGTTGCTGGAGCGATTGTGGGCAAAGCGCTGTATACCGGGGCCATCCGTTTAAAAGAGGCTCTACAGGCGGTGGAGAAGGAGGCGGGGGTATGA
- the hisB gene encoding imidazoleglycerol-phosphate dehydratase HisB: MAERSARVERETKETQIRLSLEWDGSGQTHLDTGVPFLEHMLDLWAKHGLFNLEVEAKGDWEIDDHHTVEDIAICLGQAIREALGEKKGIRRYGQAWVPMDDALGQVIVDLSNRPHMEFRAEFPQAKVGNFDTELVHEFFWKLALEARINLHVILHYGRNTHHMIESLFKALGRALDQAGEKDPRVTGVPSSKGVL, encoded by the coding sequence ATGGCTGAACGGAGTGCACGAGTGGAGCGGGAAACGAAAGAAACACAGATTCGCCTGTCGCTGGAGTGGGACGGTTCCGGCCAAACCCATCTTGATACCGGGGTTCCCTTTTTGGAACATATGCTGGATCTGTGGGCTAAACACGGCCTCTTCAATTTGGAGGTAGAGGCAAAGGGAGATTGGGAGATCGATGACCACCACACGGTGGAGGATATCGCCATCTGCTTAGGGCAGGCCATCCGGGAAGCCCTGGGAGAGAAAAAAGGAATCCGCCGTTATGGACAAGCGTGGGTGCCGATGGATGATGCCCTCGGTCAGGTGATCGTCGATCTGTCCAACCGTCCTCATATGGAGTTTCGGGCGGAGTTTCCGCAAGCAAAGGTAGGGAACTTCGACACAGAGTTGGTACATGAATTTTTCTGGAAGCTGGCCCTAGAAGCGCGCATCAATCTGCATGTGATCCTGCACTATGGTCGCAATACGCACCATATGATCGAATCCTTGTTTAAAGCCTTGGGCCGCGCACTGGATCAGGCGGGAGAAAAAGATCCCCGTGTGACCGGGGTGCCATCCTCCAAGGGGGTGTTATGA
- a CDS encoding efflux RND transporter permease subunit has translation MWLARSAIRRPVFTTVAVILILVMGIVSLANLQMDLLPDIQPPVGAVVASYPGANPDEVLEKVTKPLELQLGTLQGLNNIQSQTQEGVALILLEFNWSQDINQMQNDVLARINQTPLPSDVDTPNFLKFDPSAFPIMQLSVMAESQEDGQWADDVDEITQALSKLPGVASADHTGLSEQQVQVILQGNELQKWDLSQADIKDRIEASNLSQPGGIAEKGDEDLTLRVTSKLTNLKQLKALTMAVNPQNGDKITLDDVADVKLTEKEQEVITRTNQKPSVGINVFKQAGANTASVSHEVKAELDRLQADKKLQFVTIFDQGEYVDRSVTNVTNTMIGGGVLAMLVLFLFLRSYRSPLIIGVAIPVSVITTFVLMYFADFTLNMMTLGGLALGVGMLVDNAIVVIENIYRHLQRGEDPRQAAEKGAGEVASAITASTLTTIFVFVPMVFVSGIVGQLFREFALTVSFSLLASLLVSLTIIPVIASQIMKKPRKGKKPQRRWGQRAFRRTLRFALGHRFLVVLTALVLLGVGAYGISQVGTEYLPAADEGVFMIEAKLPAGTGLSKTDEVAAAMESILEKEKDIADFQLSLGTGQNENAMFGESGRNIAQFYVNAVDAEERNRSTRSIMNELRPKLAAVDPDVEVELQEQSSFEAAGAPNTLEFTLSGSAAELEEWADRVSDSLRQVDGVQEVSDSRQATQPELQVVVDREKAEEHGLAPAQVIAAVSTATRGEIVTGMDLKDGGIHDVFLRYEKSFQESPEKLEDLPIPVGDGDHVKLSEVADITVEQGPIVISRDDLQDSIQYQVQFDGTDLGTVERDVNAKLDQINLPRDMDVRFTGSAELFQDAIDDLILAAGLAVLFVFLVLSAQFESFKYPFVIILTLPLMVIGVALALYLTQTPVGVTAMIGLIVLAGIVVNNAIVLVDYINQLKQRGMASYDAIVEAGITRLRPILMTATTTILGLIPLSLGLGEGTEIQQPLAIAVIGGLVSSTILTLVVIPVVYSWFDPETRWLKKKKSEATAE, from the coding sequence ATGTGGTTAGCCCGGTCGGCGATTCGTCGCCCTGTCTTTACAACAGTTGCCGTTATTCTTATCTTGGTCATGGGGATCGTCTCCTTGGCCAATCTACAGATGGATCTATTACCGGACATTCAGCCTCCGGTAGGTGCAGTCGTCGCTTCATATCCCGGAGCGAACCCCGATGAAGTGCTGGAGAAAGTGACCAAACCGCTGGAACTGCAACTGGGTACACTGCAAGGATTAAATAATATTCAGAGCCAGACCCAAGAAGGAGTCGCTCTGATTTTGCTGGAGTTTAATTGGTCTCAGGATATCAACCAAATGCAAAACGATGTCTTAGCACGGATCAATCAGACTCCGTTACCCTCCGATGTAGATACACCCAACTTCTTGAAGTTTGATCCTTCCGCTTTTCCAATCATGCAGTTGTCGGTAATGGCGGAATCGCAAGAGGATGGACAATGGGCCGATGATGTGGATGAGATTACACAGGCCTTGTCCAAACTTCCCGGTGTTGCCAGCGCTGATCATACAGGGTTGTCGGAACAACAGGTCCAGGTGATCCTGCAAGGGAATGAGCTGCAAAAGTGGGATCTGTCCCAAGCCGATATCAAGGATCGAATCGAAGCTTCCAATCTGAGTCAACCTGGTGGGATCGCGGAAAAAGGAGACGAAGATTTAACCCTTCGGGTCACCTCGAAGCTGACCAATCTCAAGCAGTTAAAAGCGTTGACGATGGCGGTCAACCCACAAAACGGGGATAAAATTACCCTGGATGATGTGGCAGATGTTAAACTCACGGAAAAAGAACAAGAGGTTATCACCCGTACCAACCAAAAGCCAAGTGTCGGTATCAATGTATTTAAACAGGCCGGTGCCAACACCGCCTCTGTTTCCCATGAGGTAAAGGCGGAGTTGGATCGGTTGCAGGCGGATAAAAAGTTGCAGTTTGTCACCATCTTTGATCAGGGTGAATATGTAGATCGCTCCGTCACCAATGTGACAAACACCATGATCGGCGGGGGCGTCTTGGCGATGTTGGTTCTCTTTCTGTTTCTGCGCTCCTATCGCAGCCCCCTGATTATCGGAGTGGCTATTCCCGTGTCGGTGATCACCACCTTTGTCCTGATGTATTTCGCTGATTTTACCCTTAACATGATGACCCTTGGCGGTCTCGCTCTTGGGGTAGGAATGCTGGTGGATAATGCGATTGTGGTGATTGAAAATATCTACCGCCATCTGCAAAGGGGCGAAGATCCCCGCCAAGCGGCGGAAAAGGGAGCCGGTGAAGTGGCGTCGGCTATCACTGCCTCTACCTTGACCACCATTTTTGTGTTTGTGCCGATGGTGTTTGTTAGCGGGATTGTGGGACAGTTGTTCCGCGAGTTCGCTTTGACGGTCTCCTTTAGCCTACTGGCTTCGCTGCTGGTATCATTGACGATTATCCCTGTGATCGCCTCTCAAATCATGAAAAAGCCGCGCAAGGGCAAAAAGCCGCAGCGGCGATGGGGGCAGCGCGCTTTTCGGCGGACACTCCGCTTTGCCCTTGGTCATCGCTTCCTGGTAGTGTTAACCGCATTGGTGTTGCTTGGGGTAGGCGCGTACGGCATCAGCCAAGTAGGGACCGAATATCTGCCAGCTGCTGATGAGGGCGTTTTTATGATTGAAGCCAAGCTGCCGGCTGGAACCGGATTATCCAAAACCGATGAGGTGGCGGCAGCGATGGAGTCAATCCTGGAAAAGGAGAAGGATATTGCAGACTTCCAGCTTTCCTTGGGAACGGGGCAAAATGAAAACGCCATGTTTGGGGAGAGTGGGCGCAATATCGCTCAATTTTATGTCAATGCAGTGGATGCGGAGGAACGGAATCGCAGTACCCGCTCCATTATGAACGAACTGCGCCCTAAGTTGGCAGCGGTTGATCCCGATGTAGAAGTTGAATTACAGGAACAGTCCTCCTTTGAAGCAGCAGGGGCACCTAATACGCTGGAGTTCACCCTCAGCGGAAGCGCCGCTGAGCTGGAGGAGTGGGCGGATCGCGTTTCCGACTCTCTACGGCAAGTGGACGGGGTGCAGGAAGTGTCGGACTCACGCCAAGCGACACAACCCGAGTTACAAGTGGTTGTCGACCGGGAAAAAGCGGAGGAGCACGGATTGGCGCCGGCGCAAGTGATTGCGGCGGTATCAACTGCGACGCGGGGAGAGATCGTGACCGGGATGGATTTAAAGGATGGAGGCATCCATGATGTTTTTCTCCGTTATGAGAAATCCTTTCAAGAATCCCCAGAAAAGCTGGAAGACCTCCCAATCCCGGTGGGCGACGGAGACCATGTTAAACTGTCCGAAGTGGCGGATATCACGGTTGAACAAGGTCCCATCGTCATCAGCCGGGACGATCTACAGGACAGCATTCAGTATCAGGTGCAGTTTGACGGGACTGATCTAGGAACGGTGGAGCGGGATGTAAACGCTAAGCTGGATCAAATCAATCTGCCTCGCGATATGGATGTGCGCTTTACCGGAAGTGCCGAACTGTTTCAAGATGCGATCGATGACTTGATACTGGCGGCGGGATTGGCGGTTTTGTTTGTCTTTCTGGTGTTGTCGGCGCAGTTTGAATCCTTTAAATATCCCTTTGTTATCATCCTGACCCTGCCATTGATGGTGATTGGGGTGGCGTTGGCGCTTTACCTTACGCAAACCCCCGTCGGGGTGACAGCGATGATCGGTTTGATCGTGCTGGCGGGGATTGTGGTCAATAATGCGATTGTCTTGGTCGATTATATCAACCAACTAAAGCAACGGGGCATGGCCAGCTACGATGCGATTGTGGAAGCGGGCATCACCCGTCTGCGCCCCATTTTGATGACTGCCACTACCACTATCTTAGGTTTAATCCCCCTCTCCCTCGGTTTGGGAGAAGGGACGGAAATCCAGCAGCCGTTGGCGATCGCGGTGATCGGTGGTCTGGTTTCCAGTACTATACTCACACTAGTGGTGATCCCGGTCGTCTACTCATGGTTTGATCCGGAAACGCGTTGGTTGAAAAAGAAAAAGAGTGAAGCGACCGCGGAGTAA